Genomic segment of Polycladomyces abyssicola:
CCATCCCCACAGCCATCGAAATCCCTTGACCGAGCGGGCCGGTTGTCGCTTCCACACCCGGAGTGTGACCGTATTCCGGGTGACCCGGTGTCCGACTGCCCCATTGTCGGAACTGCTTCAACTCTTCCATGGGCAGATCATAACCGGTCAGATGCAATAAGCTGTACAGCATGGCGGAACCGTGTCCCGCGGACAAAACGAAGCGGTCGCGGTTGAACCATTTGGGATTGTCCGGATTGTGACGCATGAATTTGGTCCACAGTACATAAGCCATCGGCGCCGCTCCCATCGGCATGCCGGGATGGCCCGAGTTGGCCTTTTCCACCATGTCGATCGACAGCACGCGAATGGCGTTGATGGCCATCTTTTCGATTGGGTTGGATGTGGTCATCTCGATTGCTCCTCCTCACGTATCCCACACGTTCTGTGACTGCCCAGATTATTATATCACAGTGTGACCGGGGTTTACTTTGGCTTGCTTTCCAACAGAATGGTAACCGGTCCGTCATTGATCAGCTCCACTTGCATCATGGCGCCGAACACGCCCGTTTCCACCCGTACGCCGTGTTCTCTGAGCAGTTGGTTGAACCGGTCATAAAGGACGACTGCCTTTTCCGGTCTGGCCGCAGCCATAAAATTGGGCCGACGCCCTTTTCGGCAATCACCATACAGCGTAAACTGCGAAACCGATAAAATGCTCCCTTTCACATCCACCAGGGAGCGATTCATCTTACCTTCTTCATCTTCGAAAATCCGCAGGTGTACCACCTTTTCCGCCAAATATCTCAGGTCATCTTCATCGTCGCTGTCAGTAAACCCAACCAGCAGAACCAAGCCATGGTCGATTTCGCCGACAATATTGCCCTCCACTTTGACCCGGGCTTCCTTCGCCCGTTGCAATACGATCCTCACAAGCGCCCTCCTGTTCTACCTACTGCATGATGCGTCGCACACTGTAGATATCCCGGATGCGTTTGACCCT
This window contains:
- the dtd gene encoding D-aminoacyl-tRNA deacylase — translated: MRIVLQRAKEARVKVEGNIVGEIDHGLVLLVGFTDSDDEDDLRYLAEKVVHLRIFEDEEGKMNRSLVDVKGSILSVSQFTLYGDCRKGRRPNFMAAARPEKAVVLYDRFNQLLREHGVRVETGVFGAMMQVELINDGPVTILLESKPK